From Plasmodium chabaudi chabaudi strain AS genome assembly, chromosome: 12, the proteins below share one genomic window:
- a CDS encoding ankyrin-repeat protein, putative (term=annotation;date=20161118;qualifier=removed_product=conserved Plasmodium protein, unknown function;qualifier=added_product=ankyrin-repeat protein, putative;curatorName=ucb@sanger.ac.uk;~pfam_scan;Pfam:PF13606.2; E()=3.7E-4;score=20.7;query 105-133;description=Ank_3;~pfam_scan;Pfam:PF13637.2; E()=1.0E-12;score=48.3;query 40-93;description=Ank_4;~iprscan;InterPro:IPR002110 : Ankyrin;SMART:SM00248; score=2.6E-7;query 72-101;description=Ankyrin repeat;~iprscan;InterPro:IPR002110 : Ankyrin;Prosite:PS50088; score=9.858;query 39-71;description=Ankyrin repeat;~iprscan;InterPro:IPR002110 : Ankyrin;SMART:SM00248; score=4.7E-4;query 39-68;description=Ankyrin repeat;~iprscan;InterPro:IPR002110 : Ankyrin;PRINTS:PR01415; score=3.9E-6;query 73-88;description=Ankyrin repeat;~iprscan;InterPro:IPR002110 : Ankyrin;SMART:SM00248; score=1.3E-4;query 105-134;description=Ankyrin repeat;~iprscan;InterPro:IPR002110 : Ankyrin;Prosite:PS50088; score=14.292;query 72-104;description=Ankyrin repeat;~iprscan;InterPro:IPR002110 : Ankyrin;Prosite:PS50088; score=12.93;query 105-137;description=Ankyrin repeat;~iprscan;InterPro:IPR002110 : Ankyrin;PRINTS:PR01415; score=3.9E-6;query 121-135;description=Ankyrin repeat;~iprscan;InterPro:IPR020683 : Ankyrin repeat-containing domain;Pfam:PF12796; score=4.2E-17;query 63-136;description=Ankyrin repeat-containing domain;~iprscan;InterPro:IPR020683 : Ankyrin repeat-containing domain;Prosite:PS50297; score=36.445;query 39-170;description=Ankyrin repeat-containing domain;~iprscan;InterPro:IPR036770 : Ankyrin repeat-containing domain superfamily;Superfamily:SSF48403; score=3.26E-38;query 9-157;description=Ankyrin repeat-containing domain superfamily): MATEERIKLLVAAKKGVYEDVVILSKLQIPLGDYVQPPHNRTAFWYSCRNGNLKIARIILKKGSNINHKDANGISPLHICVKYGHLNIAKFLIENNANINIMDNEGQSPIFYAIINKHYEIAKLLIENGANVQIKDNNNATVYDYADFMGRTKLSSYILYKSNELIVKNANYLTNEDKETCE, from the exons ATGGCAACT gAGGAGAGAATAAAGTTGCTCGTAGCTGCGAAAAAGG GTGTTTACGAAGATGTCGTTATCTTGTCTAAATTGCAAATTCCGTTAGGAGATTATGTGCAACCCCCG CACAATAGGACAGCTTTTTGGTATAGTTGTAGAAATGGAAACTTAAAAATTGCaagaataattttaaagaaaGGAAGTAATATTAATCATAAAGACGCAAATGGAATATCCCCTCTACATATTTGTGTCAAATATGGCCATTTAAACATCGCTAAATTCcttattgaaaataatgccaatataaatattatggataat gAAGGACAATCacctattttttatgccataataaataaacattatGAA ATTGCAAAATTGTTGATAGAGAATGGCGCCAATGTTCAAATAAAAGACAAC aaCAATGCAACTGTTTATGATTATGCCGATTTTATGGGGAGAACAAAATTatcttcatatatattatataaaa GCAACGAGCTAATTGTCAAAAATGCAAATTATTTGACAAATGAGGATAAGGAAACTTGTGAATAA
- a CDS encoding eukaryotic translation initiation factor 2 subunit beta, putative (term=annotation;date=20151008;qualifier=removed_product=eukaryotic translation initiation factor 2 beta subunit, putative;qualifier=added_product=eukaryotic translation initiation factor 2 subunit beta, putative;qualifier=added_GO:0001731;qualifier=added_GO:0003729;qualifier=added_GO:0005850;qualifier=added_GO:0001731;curatorName=ucb@sanger.ac.uk;~term=annotation;date=20160616;qualifier=added_GO:0005737;qualifier=added_GO:0005634;qualifier=added_literature=pmid:27303372;curatorName=ucb@sanger.ac.uk;~;query 300-300;GPI_cleavage_site_score=0.24000001;~pfam_scan;Pfam:PF02389.11; E()=2.0E-5;score=24.6;query 5-117;description=Cornifin;~pfam_scan;Pfam:PF01873.13; E()=1.8E-35;score=121.2;query 193-303;description=eIF-5_eIF-2B;~iprscan;InterPro:IPR016189 : Translation initiation factor IF2/IF5, N-terminal;Superfamily:SSF100966; score=1.44E-26;query 169-274;description=Translation initiation factor IF2/IF5, N-terminal;~iprscan;InterPro:IPR016190 : Translation initiation factor IF2/IF5, zinc-binding;Superfamily:SSF75689; score=6.28E-9;query 271-308;description=Translation initiation factor IF2/IF5, zinc-binding;~iprscan;InterPro:IPR002735 : Translation initiation factor IF2/IF5;SMART:SM00653; score=3.0E-44;query 192-303;description=Translation initiation factor IF2/IF5;~iprscan;InterPro:IPR002735 : Translation initiation factor IF2/IF5;Pfam:PF01873; score=1.6E-35;query 193-303;description=Translation initiation factor IF2/IF5) gives MEEKIEEQIEEKVEEKVEEQVEEKVEEQVEEKVEENVEEKVEENVEEKVEENVEEKAEEKVEEKAEEKVEEHVEEKVEEKAEEKVEEKAEEKVEEKAEEKAEEKAEEIVDEKVEDASKPFIDIDKVNDEAAQLFDFGEKKKKKKKKEVVNKVEVIIDGTGKVFEKGAVYPYEELLHRIQDLVNKHNIDLCISKKYTIKPPQVVRVGSKKVAWINFKDICTIMNRNEEHVFHFVLAELGTEGSIAGEGQLVLKGKYGPKHIEALLRKYITEYVTCQMCKSPNTAMEKDSRTRLFHQHCNACGAKRSVTTIKSGFHALGRGERRKAKHTN, from the exons atggaagagAAAATTGAAGAGCAAATCGAAGAGAAAGTTGAAGAGAAGGTAGAAGAGCAGGTTGAAGAGAAAGTGGAAGAGCAGGTTGAAGAGAAGGTAGAAGAAAATGTTGAAGAGAAAGTTGAAGAGAATGTTGAAGAAAAAGTTGAAGAAAATGTTGAAGAGAAGGCTGAAGAAAAAGTAGAAGAAAAGGCTGAAGAGAAGGTAGAAGAACATGTTGAAGAGAAGGTAGAAGAAAAGGCTGAAGAGAAGGTAGAAGAAAAGGCTGAAGAGAAGGTAGAAGAGAAGGCTGAGGAAAAGGCTGAGGAAAAGGCCGAAGAAATAGTAGACGAAAAAGTTGAAGATGCCAGTAAACCCTTTATTGATATTGACAAAGTAAATGATGAAGCAGCGcaattatttgattttggtgaaaaaaaaaaaaaaaaaaagaagaaggAAGTTGTAAATAAAGTTGAAGTTATTATAGATGGTACCGGAAAAGTATTTGAAAAAGGTGCAGTATATCCATATGAAGAATTATTACATAGAATTCAAGATTTAGttaataaacataatatagatttatgtatatcaaaaaaatatacaataaaacCACCACAAGTTGTTAGAGTTGGTTCAAAAAAAGTAGCATGGATTAACTTTAAAGATATATGTACAATTATGAACAGAAATGAAGAGCATGtctttcattttgttcttGCAGAATTGGGAACTGAAGGATCTATAGCAGGAGAAGGACAATTAGTTTTAAAAGGAAAGTATGGGCCTAAACATATTGAAGCATTgttaagaaaatatattacagaATATGTTACTTGTCAAATGTGTAAAAGCCCAAATACTGCTATGGAGAAAGATAGTAGAACAAGACTTTTCCATCAACATTGCAATGCTTGTGGAGCAAAAAG ATCTGTTACTACTATCAAGAGTGGTTTCCATGCTCTTGGAAGAGGAGAAAGAAGAAAAGCAAAACACACAAACTAa
- a CDS encoding MORN repeat protein, putative (term=structural;date=20110203;qualifier=method_exon=changed gene model, added exon 6 based on RNAseq;curatorName=ucb@sanger.ac.uk;~term=annotation;date=20180504;qualifier=removed_product=conserved Plasmodium protein, unknown function;qualifier=added_product=morn repeat protein, putative;curatorName=ucb@sanger.ac.uk;~pfam_scan;Pfam:PF02493.16; E()=0.0015;score=18.1;query 70-90;description=MORN;~pfam_scan;Pfam:PF02493.16; E()=0.0083;score=15.8;query 47-68;description=MORN;~pfam_scan;Pfam:PF02493.16; E()=12.0;score=5.8;query 317-338;description=MORN;~pfam_scan;Pfam:PF02493.16; E()=8.9E-4;score=18.9;query 271-289;description=MORN;~pfam_scan;Pfam:PF02493.16; E()=0.51;score=10.2;query248-270;description=MORN;~iprscan;InterPro:IPR003409 : MORN motif;SMART:SM00698; score=0.0012;query 269-290;description=MORN motif;~iprscan;InterPro:IPR003409 : MORN motif;SMART:SM00698; score=54.0;query 315-336;description=MORN motif;~iprscan;InterPro:IPR003409 : MORN motif;SMART:SM00698; score=0.88;query 246-267;description=MORN motif;~iprscan;InterPro:IPR003409 : MORN motif;SMART:SM00698; score=0.016;query 68-89;description=MORN motif;~iprscan;InterPro:IPR003409 : MORN motif;Pfam:PF02493; score=0.5;query 248-270;description=MORN motif;~iprscan;InterPro:IPR003409 : MORN motif;Pfam:PF02493; score=13.0;query 317-338;description=MORN motif;~iprscan;InterPro:IPR003409 : MORN motif;Pfam:PF02493; score=9.1E-4;query 271-289;description=MORN motif;~iprscan;InterPro:IPR003409 : MORN motif;Pfam:PF02493; score=0.0023;query 70-90;description=MORN motif;~iprscan;InterPro:IPR003409 : MORN motif;Pfam:PF02493; score=0.0099;query 47-68;description=MORN motif;~iprscan;InterPro:IPR003409 : MORN motif;SMART:SM00698; score=0.15;query 45-66;description=MORN motif;~iprscan;Superfamily:SSF82185; score=5.62E-11;query 44-96;description=null;~iprscan;Superfamily:SSF82185; score=6.28E-20;query 244-350;description=null): protein MAKNKNKKSKLKLFKDDGIPSTSLKNYTGIGTVIFYPCKNYKTQEKYYGNFLLGKKHGYGEYEYLNGDLYQGSFEHNKKNGIGTYFFNNYTNKKKGNKKIRETSQSSNNEESENESNESMSEGSKSKSSENLDNKEEEESEESESEGSESKGSKSEDEKSKSEESKSEESKSEESENGESENEGSENGESENEGSENEGSKSKKDSEKERNKKKKKLSEKLLSLMQDSNKLKTKKEITCNTKEGKSYYYGNYSNGMKHDEGLMVYKNGDVYVGTWRFGKKNGYGKYIYKKCKSVLEGHWENGYLSHGKWILPNGTYFIGNFKNNEPIGDGVWYFKDGAQLNVHYYKDEKKYKKKNEQTNKKTSDLDVCLNCKPLYITYTRSSF, encoded by the exons atggcaaaaaataaaaataagaaaagtAAATTGAAGTTATTCAAAGATGATGGTATACCATCAACTTCATTGAAAAACTATACAGGAATAGGAACTGTAATATTTTACCcttgtaaaaattataagacacaagaaaaatattatggaaattttttacttggaaaaaaacatgGATATG GGGAGTATGAATATTTGAATGGAGACCTTTATCAAGGGTCATTTGAacataacaaaaaaaacggGATAggaacatatttttttaataactatacaaacaaaaaaaaaggaaataaaaagattAGAGAAACAAGCCAATCTAGTAATAATGAGGAAAGCGAAAATGAGTCAAATGAAAGTATGTCAGAAGGAAGCAAATCCAAGAGTAGTGAAAATTTAGACAACAAAGAGGAGGAAGAGAGTGAAGAGAGCGAAAGCGAGGGAAGCGAAAGTAAGGGGAGTAAAAGTGAAGATGAGAAAAGCAAAAGTGAGGAAAGCAAAAGTGAGGAAAGTAAAAGTGAGGAAAGCGAAAATGGGGAAAGCGAAAATGAGGGAAGCGAAAATGGGGAAAGCGAAAATGAGGGAAGCGAAAATGAGGGAAGTAAAAGCAAAAAAGATAGCGAAAAGGAAcgcaataaaaaaaagaaaaaactaAGTGAAAAGTTGCTAAGTCTTATGCAAGATTCGAATAAGTTGAAAACTAAAAAAGAGATTACATGCAATACAAAAG AAGGGAaaagttattattatggAAATTATTCCAACGGAATGAAGCACGATGAAGGTTTGATGgtgtataaaaatggagACGTATATGTGGGTACTTGGAGGTTTGGAAAAAAGAATGGATATG gaaaatatatatacaaaaagtGCAAAAGTGTATTAGAGGGGCATTGGGAAAATGGCTATTTATCTCATGGGAAATGGATATTACCAAATG GAACCTATTTTATTGGAAActtcaaaaataatgaaccAATAGGTGATGGAGTATGGTATTTTAAGGATGGGGCACAATTAAatgttcattattataaagaCGAAAAG aaatataaaaaaaaaaacgaacaaacaaataaaaaaacgagTGATCTGGATGTTTGTTTGAACTGTAAGCCATTATATATCACATATACAAGATCCTCATTTTGA
- a CDS encoding succinate dehydrogenase subunit 4, putative (term=annotation;date=20110528;qualifier=removed_product=conserved Plasmodium protein, unknown function;qualifier=added_product=succinate dehydrogenase subunit 4, putative;qualifier=added_gene_name=sdh4;qualifier=added_literature=pmid:19682605;curatorName=ucb@sanger.ac.uk;~;query 1-37; ~;query 95-117; ~;query 38-57; ~;query 72-94; ~;query 58-71; ~tmhmm; query 1-118), with amino-acid sequence MKLKLNIIKKKKGLGESISDGFKSLSNKIFGTGVDKYFQAINGAIILLFVTVLYYIHKFKSSTSRYKNMKILYMYYGFLVCLTGLTISINWMYYEHIKNKKKNRISSLDVKMAYKKK; translated from the exons ATGAagttaaaattaaatatcattaaaaaaaaaaagggcCTCGGAGAATCAATATCAGACGGTTTCAAATCcttatcaaataaaatattcggGACTGGAGTCGACAAATACTTCCAAGCAATCAATGGAgccataatattattatttgtcaCCGTCTTATATTACatacataaatttaaatccTCAACATcaagatataaaaacatgaaaatattatatatgtactaTGGATTTTTAGTATGTCTCACTGGATTAACCATAAGCATTAACTG GATGTATTATgagcatataaaaaacaagaaaaaaaatagaatttCATCATTAGATGTTAAAA TGGcttataaaaagaaataa